cgacagtggccaatgccaggtgccccagagggaatgaacagaacagtaatcatcaagtgagccattccttgtcgtccattcccagcttctggcaaacagaggctagggacatcatccctgcccatcctggctaatagccattgatggacctatcctccatgaatttatctagttcttttttgaaccctgttatagtcttggccttcacaacatcctctggcaaggagttccacaggttgactgtacattgtgtgaaaaaaaaaacaattgaaatgaactattataaaacaaaaacgtcaacattttttaatttttttatgagtTCCACTAATGCATGATACTCATAGTACTTTTACTTTTCTATATGTTTAACTACTTATTAGGTTAAATATTTCTCAGATTACTTGATTTCCCTGTCCCCTAAAATATTAGCCATGTacagaaacattaaaataaaaatcattcccTGAAAGCTTTTATTTATGGACTCAGGCCCTGACTCAGAAATGCATCCCTGTTAaagacagcacttaagcacacacttaactttaatgCTTAAGGGCTAACATGAATATGAATGGacttaaagcatgtgcttaaatgctttcctgaatcagggccaacaTGATCAAATACAGTTGGCATTGGTTTTGTTTCAACTTAGCTGCCATATCTATTTCCTTTCCACCCCCAAGATCCATTCAAAATAGCTCAAGAGCATCCTCTGACTAGAAATTCTCCAGGGACCAGCTGAACCCATTGATCAAGACTTCTGGAAAGACATAACTAGTGCCAAACTTGCCACTGAAGGATAGTGAGTCAAACCTGGCCTTAACAGGAGCCAGTAATTGCTTACAAGTTTTCAAGACAGTTGGCAGCAGCAGGATAGGTGGGAGAAAGACAAGGGCGTGATCTCAATTCTGCAACCAGGTGGTGACTGTCCCTCCAGTTCCGTATCATGATGAAATGCTCTGGTCCCATTGGGTACATGGATACCACTCCCTGTGAGTGACAGACAGGATGGCTTTCAACAGAGTGGGGTGGTTGTTAAGCTGTCTTGCAGTAACTCAAGAATGTGAGTaccagggcagactgttaagaaccaGGACAAGAGGCCCAAATTGGCTGTGAGTGCTACACTTAGAtttcagaaaagctggacatgcacaagtccatgggtccagatctactgcatctgagggtgctgagggaattgcccgatgtgattgcagagccattggccattatctttgaaaacttgtggccaTAGGTGCTAACTTCCCTTCTGCCCCATGGGTACTCAACTCCCCCCGTGCCCCTCGCCTCACCctcgccctgcccccattccacccccttcccccaagtccttgcccctgccccacctctttactgcctcctcccctgagcgtgccatgtcctcactcctccccttccctccccggaaagtcctaagtgccgccaaacagctgttaggcagcgggtgggaagcactgggagggagaggagtgggcaCGTGGCATgcttgggagaggaggaggtgaggagggAGTATGggcggggggagcttggctgccagtgggtgcggagcacctgctaatttttccccatgggtgctccagccctgcagcacccgCAGAGTCGACGCCTATGCtcgtggcaatcaggggaggtcctggatgattggaaaaaggcaaatatagcgcccatctttaaaaaggggaagaagaagaagaagaacccgGGGAACAACAGAcgggtcagcctcacctcagtccctgaaaagaATCTGAATGAGGATGAAACAGACTCGGGGCTTGTCTTCATGTGCAGCTGCACTGACGCCGCTGAGCTGTagcgctttagtgaagatgctactacactGATGGGTGAGTTTCTTCCATTGGCATAGTGGAAGAATCCACCTCCCGGGGGGGGCGGTAGCTGTGTAGGTGGGAAAaacactcccattgacatagcgctgtccacacaaAGGGTTAGGTTGGTaaaactatgttgctcaggggtgtagaaTTTTCACACgtctgagtgacatagttataccgatatagctctgtaatgtagacctggccttagagtTAATATTTCAATCACTGAATTCCGTTTGGGTGGTGTGAACAGCATGAATCCATGGATTCTTTCATTTCCCAAAAACTTATCTCTCTAGTTTACATCTCATTACTGCTCTGCTCTTATCTTAATTTAAAACCCTGGGTCTgttaagctttaaaaaaaagcaacccaAAACCTAGCTTctaatttcttaattttttttttcttttcacaataCAGTATCTTTCCCCAGCTCCTTGCAACATGCATTAAGGTGGTTTTCTAGGTTTGAATGGGAATACCGTACATACCCTGAAGTGACAGGCAGTCACAGAAGACAAGGTGTAGAacaacacacacactcctccctccctctcaacaGCTCCTTACTCTTTTCCATATCAAACTGATTTGCCCATGGATAGGTGGCTCACTTGACGGACTATGCTGCTGGCCCACTGGCTAACTCGAGCTCAAATCCATGTTCTTGTGCTGATGGACAGCATCATCTATGGCCATGTTTAGTTGTCTTGCAGTTCCACATGCCCATAGCCAGCAAAGCTGATGAGTTCATCAGAACCTTTTGGAAAGCAGAGTTGGAATCAAAGTTGGATTTTCTACTGCTAAATTAACTGAACTTGCATCGAGCTGTGCAATGggttggagggaaaaaaaggacgAATGTCACTGTGGCCAAATCTAATAAAAAACTTAACTATATAAAATTATCATCAGGGTTAAAATAATTATCAGGTAGAGTCCATCGTTGGGCTCTCTGAAAAGTTAAATTCCAGCCTTTTAAAGTAGCTTCACTCCTTTAAGGCTGTGCGCCTCTTGCTGTTCAAAGCTACATCACTCTAACAGAGTAAGCTTACAAGTGCAACAACAGCACTTAGAAAAAAGTAGCCATACAATTATACGCCTGCTGAATCCTTGCTACATATAGCACCGAAATGACAGAGGAACAGAAAACTTTCAAAGAACTTGTAGTTCTGGTACCACCTATTTACAAACCATTCAACATGTCTCTTGATAACTCATGGAAATGTGTCAGTCAATTTGAGttctaaaaaatattttaggTATATTTTGTATCACTTGATTTGGAAATTTCCCAGCCATATATTGTTAGGCCTGAAATCAGATGAGACAACAACCAAACATAATATTGTTACAACCATCTTCATTGAACATTGTTGAGCCATAATAGTTGATACATAATGGTTTAAAGAATAAAACCCACTCATGACAaaaggaaaagggggggggggaacaaccaTGACAAATCCTGCCTGAAGCCACCCCACTTTGTTCCCTTTCTAACATTTAAGTGTTGAAATAATGGATTGGTAGGGcttgaagggacctcaacaggtcaaTTCCTAGAgtcaccagatgtcccgattttataaagacagtcccaatatttggggctttgttttatataggcacttattaccaccaccaccctgcaccccccccccacacacacacctcctgtcccaatttttcacacttgctatctggtcaccctatcaatTCCTCCttgcactgaggtaggaccaagtaaacttagaccatccctgacaggtgtttgtccatcctgttcttgaaaaccgtcagtgatggggattccacaacctcccttggaaacctattccaggaTTTAACTATCCTAATACTTAGAAAGTGTCTCCTTATAATCTAACCTAAAATTagcttgctgcagattaagccaattacttcttgtcctattttcAGTGGATGTGAAAAACACTTGATTGACATCCTTTTTATGACAGTCTTTATCATATTTGAAGACTGATCacaggtctcccctcagtctttgtttctcaagactaaatgggTCTAGTATTTTTAACCTTCtgcataggtcaggttttctaaacctttttatcattttggttgctctcctctggactctctccagtttatccacatctttcctaaagtgtggcacccagaattggacataaTACTCTAGGTGAGCTCTCACCAGTGCAGcatagagtgggacaattacctcccgtgcCTTACGTACCAGAATCATGTTAATACTCACCAGAATGATActccttttttgcaactgcatcacattgttaaccgatattcagtttgtgatccactataacccccagatccttctcagcagacATCTGCCCCACACTTACAAAATGAGTTGCGATCTATTGCCTAGCTCCCGTTCTTCCTCACCATAATAGGTCCTCCCTGAAACCCCCACTTCACCTAAGCCAATATGGTGgtgaggggaaaattccttcccaggccCGCTGAAAAGGTGCAGTTAGCGCAATGCCTACAGCAGGTGCTAACCAAACCTGATATTTGCCACCTCAAGGGAAGGGAGGGCGGGTGCTGCCTTACTTGTTGCCTGGAGAAAGGGCTTCTAATACCCAggcttacaatttttaaaatcttctgccCTTATGTTCCCAGGGGGTGAGTCAGCATCGCCACACTGACCCCCACCCATCTCTCCTTCTGGAGCAGGTAGCTGGCTCCAGGGAGTTCTGGCACTTCCAAAATTAGCATGAAaattggtaaaaaaaaacaaataatggctttttttaaaaccctgtggttttttcataaaaaactagttaaaactgaaaacaaaggaccTTAAATATAGTGCAATAGTCCAGTGTGCCAAAGAGCATGAGGTTATGGCACACAGAAGGGTCGTGGAGAAACTGTGTGAAAGGAAGGAGCTGTGGTAAGCGTAGTGAGTGTTGGACTCATAATAGGAAACACGGGATGTGAATAGGCCACATATCCTTGGGCAGCATGCTGGGTAGGTTTTATTCCTTGCATTTGTGTGCCTTTCTATCTGGCATTTAttatgcaggatcaggcctttagttattttatttattaatcccATAGttatctaaaattaaaaaatatgcaATAGTATTTTGATATACAGTTTaacatcagcaaaaagaaaaggagtacttgtggcaccttagagactaaccaatttatttcataaCGCTCAGTTTTTTGCACGctagaaaaaacaaattccagaaGTCAGTGAGACAAAGGCAACTGCTATTCAACAGTGATAAAAGAATAAGTAGTCATAAAATAGTGGTCACAATTGATTTATTTCTCAATATGTAACAGTAATGAAATAGGCTGCTGTATATTTACTAAACAAAGGACGATtataaaaggaaacaaggaacACAGTGGTTATTGTTTAAGTAGATGATGCATTATGGGACATTGTTATTCTGAAATAACAGTATCTggtgtaaagagaaaaggagtacttgtggcaccttagagactaaccaatttatttgagcataagctttcgtgagctacagctcacttcatcagatgtgtggTTTTGGTGGGTCCTTCTCATACCACCTCCCAAAAAGCGTCACTGTTAAAACTGGTTTAGATGTACCACTCTGACTGATCAAACGTCCATCACTTAATACCTAGATGAAGAAGAGGACAATAAAATGACATCCTTAACAAAGCAGCAATGTGACATGGTGCACAAGTGACATGCATTTATAAggtaaatgttaaatattttgagGAAACAGTTTAATTACGGAAAGTCTTGAACCATAACATACAAAGCCAAATTGCTTTCTGAGGCCAATTGCTGAACTGAAAGGGCACCAAatacatgtttttttccccccactattAACAAGTTTGTCTTAGGTTTGTTTTGACTTTGTTGCACTATTTTGTTACTTTCCCCTATGAGCCCCCGGGAAGCTAGATTGAAGCAGCTCAAATACATCCTCCTACCTGAAATTCGCCGGACGCCAGCTGAACCCCACTAAGCAAGACTTCTGGGAAGACGTAACTAGTGCCAAATGTGCCACTGAGAGAGAATGCTTCAAACCTGGTGTGAGCAGTAGCCACTGGCAGCCCACATGTTTTCAAGTCTGTGCTTTCACACTTCAGTAGTGTGCATATCTatgaggaagagaaaaggaaCGTGCATTTAGGAGAATCGTTTTACTAATAGTAAAATTTGACTGTGTTTTCTTCAAGACCAGATGGTACCAATTCAGCTCAATTCTTATGCCAACGAACCACTAAGTTACTGCATCAGGAACAAACTTTTTTGATCAAAGGGTTTCCAGCTCTGCAGCTTGTCTCCCTAGCATGTCTCTCCAcactgctctcccctccctcacctAGTGCACACAAAGGCAGTGGTTTCTCTCTATCAGCTGGTTTTGGCCTTGTAGCCTTTCCAGATCCACCTACCCACTGGATACCTCTGCTCCTGCTTGACACTTTGTCCCCCTTCTTTTGTCCTATTTCACGCTAGACTGTTCCACTTTTCTAGACCTTAGGCACTGAGTCCATGggtactccggggctggagtacccaccagccacagctgtttggtggctgacagaggggtttgggggagggtggagagcagtGGGCGGGGAAGGgtccagggagggggcagagcaggggtgggaacaGGTGGAGTAAGGGCAGGGcctatggggagggggcagagcaagggcaTGTCCTCAGGAGAGGGGGGCgaaatgggggcaggaagaggcagagtgagggcaggacCTTAGGGCAGAGTGAgagtggagcacccccagggaaaacaAAGTCAGCACCTTTGCCCTGGACCCTTTTTTATGCTCTCCCTAAGAGCCACCTCTACCATTTCCACTTGTTCTTCCCACTCCTCCATCAAAAAGTTGACTTTTAACCAATAAAACTGAGACAAGTTCTTTGATGGAGAGCTCAGGCAATCTTATACACATTGTTAGCACCAAAATCACTTAGTGGCCTAGCTGGTGGTCTATCAGATGTTAATTTGGATGTCTCCATCCAATTCTTGGTGGATAGGTGTCTACATAATAAAGCCAGCACCATAATTGACACCCTGTTGCTGGCCATCTCAGCAGAGATTCCAAGGTTGGAATGGGTACAGAGACTGACTTAGCCTTTTATTCCCAGAGACAATCCCTCCAGGTTGGATAATGTGAGGCAGCATAAACTGCTGTAGCCTGTTTTATGGAGAAATAAAAGACAGTCCACAGCACTGGACATTCGGCAAGAACTAAAATAATTTTATCAACTGGACCAAACAAGAACTTTGATTccatcaaaatgactttttgaaaatgtatcaaaGGAGATATAGAGTGGCTAAAATATCAAGACACATAATGGGATTATAATCTGTGACAGCTGGTAAGGAAAGTGGTTGGTGATAGGTAGaagaaagtaaatttaaaaaggaCCTGTCAGTAATTAGCCAATATAATAGATTTGCTCAAAAAACAAAGGACAGTCCATATTATGTAATGTGActaaacaaaattaatatttacaGCAAGATAGCACTTAATGGTAAATCATGGTCTTTCCCAAATGGTTGGTTAACAGAACAAAACATTGGATATTTCCAATAAAACTTTGATACTTTATATATGCTTCATTGACATGACATGGCAAATAAGAAAAAACTCAATCTTTATGAATTCAGCTGAGTAAAATATCTTGTACAGTTGGATGCAAtcaactgagattttaaaaataatcatcagATAAAGATCAACTCTGATGAAGGAGACAGAAAAAGATTGTTTCATTCCAATTTTCAAAGTCACTAACAGCATCTCAAATACATCTTTCCGCTATTTATCATCCTGAAGTTGTCTCTAAGACAGCACAGTGGACAATGCAAATGGTGAAATAAAGACGGGAGAGAAAAAGGGGTGGAGAATATAAAGATCTATTCTATCGTGGAATAATTTATTATAATGTAAGATCAATTCCCTCATTTCACATGAACTCTGAGTTTGTACGCAGGGTCATTTCAAGACTTGCTATTTTTGGCATGAAGGGCAAGCAGACTCATTAGAAATTACAGCATCAACTCATTACTAGCAACCAAAGGGCCACGCAGGGGGACATGAGAATACATCATTGTCCCTTTTTTCTCCAAGGATCCAAAAGCATCTCCCATGCAAAGAAGCCTCATCAATATATATATGAAGTATATGTCCCCAAAAATAAGCTTTACCTGCAAATAGTATTCTCCTTCTACAACATGAAGGCCATCAAAAGCACCCAGCACATAAACTTCATCTTCTCGCTTCTCCGCCATCCTGTAGCTCAAATGACAGCAAAGGTCTTTCTGGCAAACTGTACGATTTCCTTCAGGCTTAGTGAGTTCAGTGAAGGTGAACTGATCATAGAAAATGACTCCACAGAAATCCCAGTCATCTGGTGAGAAACGTTTGACACTTGTGGCATATGCGCTCCAGTTAACAGCAGCAGGGTAGGTGGGAGAAAGATGAGGGTGTGAACTCAGTTCCGCAACCAGGAGGTGACCATTCTCTGTATCCATATTGTAATGAAATGCCCTGGGTCCATCAGGTGCATAGATACCACTCCCTGTGAGCGACAGGCAAAATTTTCAGTCCAAAAGAATCAGCCATTTAAATGATATTGTCCTTTTCATTTTCCCCAATGCTGTTCTATTCTATTATGATGTTTAGAACATTACCAAAAATTAACCTCCCAAATCAAACCTTTAAGAACTCAAGTCTTTTCTTAAAATTCCTGGAGAAGGGACAGGGTACATtacggtgaccagatagcaagtgcgAAAaattggggtggtgggggggaataggtgcccatataagaaaagccctgaatatcaggactgtccctataaaattgggacatttggTCATCCTAGGGTACATGGTGTTCTTATtgagacaatgggccagattctcaactgtgGCTGAGATCTCATCAGCACCAcagaagggggctggggcatggtaGCATGCAGTGCTGTCAGGAATCCAATTATGGCTACCTGAGTCTCTGCTCAGCTTGGCCCCACTGCAGAACAGAGCAGCTTGAGGGCTGCTGTGACGTATGCTAGCTGACAACAGACCTAAAAGGGTCATCCACCAGCTGAGAACAGCCAGAGCCCAATGCACTCACCCTACAGCCCTACCCCAGGGCTAGGAGGGGGATGGCATAGGAACTGGCTATGCTGGATTTACCCCACTTGAGAACTCCATATCAGGGGAATCTGGCTGACCAGATAAAGGCAAATCAGGGAGAGAAACTGGACCATTTATTAGAGTATTGGATTCCATGCCACACCTATATACTTTCCTGAATCTCTTCACCTCTGCCAATCATAATGGACCATGGGGGACAAAATATCAGATGTTCTCAGCATGACACTCCAGTCAGCACTGTGTAAGAGTTTCTATGCATGGGATGAATCCTATGACAGCCATCccatattcattcattcatagaaTTTAAGACCAGAAGGCACTATTATCACCATCTAGTCTGAGGTCCTTCAAAACATATGCCTTAGGACTTCCATTCTTGAATTCCTGCTTCAAGCCTATCTGCTGGGGATGAAGAAGAGCATATCTTCTTGaaatcatccaatcttgatttaaagatttccagtgacggagaatccatcagaatccttggtaaatttttccaatggttaatcaccgtCACGGTTAAAAAACCGTCCTcgtttctagcctgaatttgtcaagcttcaatttccacccattggatcttgttacctttgtctgctagattgataAGCCCTCATATAACAGATGAGGGCGAGACTGGGAGACATCCCTTGTATTTCAGACAACGTGAATACGATCAGTGACCCTACCCTAAAATCATGCAAGCATGAGATCTAATAGGTTTCAAAATGCAAATGTGGTCCTTTGCTAAAAGATCATATTCCATTTACTTAGTTCTCAGTAAACACAAGGtcacattgttttaaaataagtgGGTGAAGAACAGTGCTCTTGTGACAGCCCTGAAAACTTGGTTCTAAGGGGCTGAACATTGCTGAATGGTGCTACAAACTAGTCTTGCGTTTGGTTAGTATAAATGGAATCTTGCATGCTGGTTTTCATTTATTACCCAGCGTTATGACTGTATTTTATAGTAATCTAGAATGGGTTTTGTTCTTTAGCTATTGAAAACTTTGTGTGAACTAGCTGAACTAGAGAGCATTTGAGGgtgaaggcaacctagtgatatgTGTTGAGAAGGGAGATTGAAGAGGACTGTTTATCAGCAAAAAGCCAGATTTAACAGCTCAGAGAAGCCAAGCAAAGAAGCTGCAAGATTTTGTTCATGCACAGCAAGTCAATAAAAAGAACAAAGGAAGTTCCTGAGAAGctaggaaggagagaggaaaaaacataaaaagcaaaaacacagTGAGTTTTGCTCTGTCCTCATTTGCCATCAGGAATATCGAAATTAGGAATGAGGCTACCATGGTGGTTTTTGGCTTCAGAAGAAATACATTGTGCAGCATAAAATAATCTCAAAGAAGAGACAGAGACTAAAGATCCagtattacaaaaagaaaaggagtacttgtggcaccttagagactaaccaatttatttgagcataagctttcgtgagctacagctcacttcatcggatgcatactgtgcaaaatacagaagatgtttttatacacacaaaccatgaaaaaatgggtgttcatctctacaaaaggttctctccccccccaccccactctcctgctggtaataacttatctaaagtgatcactctccttacaatgtgtatgataatcaaggtgggccatttccagcacaaatccaggttttctccccccccccacccccacaaacccactctcctgttggtaatagcttatctaaagcgatcactctccttacaatgtgtatgataatcaagatgggcatGAAAAAAGtattacaaaaataattcacCTTACCCCAAACAGCAAATTACCTGTCATAGCCATGCTGGTGTTGTGTGTATCAGCCGCAAGGAAATTGACATGCATCCCCATAGCCCAGGCAGAGTGGAATTCAATAGCAGTCAAATGTGGTAGGACATTCATCCAAGCAGTGGGAAACAGCACAGTATCCACATGTAACTTGCTCACCAGAGTCACAGCAGGGTCATGAAAAAGTATGTCGAAGCAAGTGAAAATGCCGAACTTTCCAAAGGATGTGTTGAAAGTGACAATCTCTGGCTCCTTGGGGGAATCAAACTGAGTTTCTGACATAAAGAGATTATACTGAAAAAACAAACCATAGGAAGAACACCGTTAAAAGGCACCTAATGCAATAACCtggaaacattttataaaactgttaaaggtgacctgcatttaaaaagaaaaaaaatctaaaagtcTTCATATTGAACATGtaaaggtatatctacactgcaataaaaaacccatggcaccaagtctcagagcttgggtcagctggcttgggctcacGGAGTTTGGGCTGTGGGATAAAAATGGCAGcatagacattcgggcttgggctggagcctgggcctgAAACCCCGCAAGGCAGTGGATCTCAGAGCTCAATCCGAATGTCTGCAATTCCCCACAGCCCAAGTCCATGTCAGCTGATTTGGTCCAGCCATGCGGGGGTGATGCAggccttttattgcagtgtaaacatactctATATTTCCAAGTCCGTCCCAATAACCAGTTGAGTGAAGCCTGATCTAACACTCTACTTAATGATATTTCTCTGTCTGTTATGCGATAACTTTTGAACACCACACCTGATCAACTCCAAAATTTCAGGGgatgttctaggcatcagtggTCAGATccctattgattttggtgaaaatcagGAAAATCAGAAGGGGGTAAAGGGAGATATATGGTTAGTAGAGCTAGCAGCTTTAACCACATTTGAAATTGTTTGTAGATCAAAGAACTGGTTGATGACAGCCATTAACACCTTTCAGCCTAGCAGCactctcctgcccccatcccgTTTCAACTAATCCTCCCAGTGcagtttaaaaatgttgacaccttgagagatttcccTCCCAGACTGACAGAAAAGAACAGTGTAATGTTATTTCTTACCTTATGGTAGCGTGCCACCAATTTCCCTTCTGAGTCAAAGACAACATTAGTATTGTATTGATAGTGACCATCGCTGGGGCACTTGGGATCACTGGAATTACATGGCTTCTTGTCTCCAATATTGGCAACCACATAGATAGAGTTATTTCTTGCCATGCAGCTGAGCCTTTCCTGCACTGCCGCAGGAGCAAATCTAGTTCATTTTTGGCAAAAGGAAAAtgcataaaacaaaaaaataacccAGGATCAAACTAAATtcaaagctgaaaaaaaaaaaaatgagaaaataggCTTCAAAGTTAATATTTGAATGGCACACTGGCGTTTAGAGCAGCAGCTGTTATGGAGCACCTGAGTATTAggaggctttttattttttaatcctgCAATTGGAGCTGTACAGGCAGACTATCAGAATTCACGGACAGCTCCTTGACCTCAGTGGACTTCTGCATGGGTGGAAGGAAGGGTCTGCTCTCAATGAACCTACAGCAGGATGGAGGCCTTAGAATGTCAGCTGCGTGGAACAGGGTGTGAATCCCCCtaggtatttgtacagcacctaccacgaTTGCCTGAAACTGGACGGGGGCTATTACAGTAGAGCTGAATGTAGTATGGATTTGTCAGTTCAATTTGAAAGATAACCAATTTTTTCCTAAATTGGTCATCAGATTGAAAAAACTAAAAAcggttttcaaatattttatgtttttgaTTCATTTTGTGTTGACTCAAAATGAATTTTTAGTTTTATATTTTGATTCAGATATTTTGGGGTGTTTTCatcatgtatgtgtgtgttttaaattggccaaattttaatttattttgaaacgAAAAGtaggaatgaaacattttgactttatcaaaaaaaatttgtttttcttagctCTATTTGTCAAGTTTGTGAATAGTTTTAGAGtaccaaaaaatgcatttttcaacaaaaaaatctactTGTTAAAAAAATTTCTCCCAACTTCGTACAGCAGTATAAATATTTAGCATATAAAGAAATGCATGTTGAATCCCTCTCCTTGCCGTGCTTTTTGTTTAATGGGAAGggatggagggagcagggcctgctTTCCTTATTCTTCAGGCTCCCCCAGACAGTGCACCTCTCTTCACATGTGTGATCATAGTCTGGTTTTTACATTGATCTTCAAAACATGAGCAGCAGCCTTTACCTTTCACTATAAATATAatgcattattaaaaaaaaaacaattaaaactaTAGCCAAAATGATGGCTCATGGGGCTGAGTTCAAGTGTGTCCAAAACATTCATTTCAAACTACTAAAATTGGTTCATCTgcccctttaaaagaaaaagaatggagAGAGACTTCGGTGGTGCTATTGACTAGC
This genomic window from Eretmochelys imbricata isolate rEreImb1 chromosome 3, rEreImb1.hap1, whole genome shotgun sequence contains:
- the LOC144262121 gene encoding pantetheinase-like; this translates as MIMFQPHIYATVFILSILQAFALDSYIAAVYEHSVILPDVTGSPVSSDEALTLMNKNMDVLEGAIKAAAQQGAHIIVTPEDAIYGWVFKRDTIFPYLEDIPDPQVNWIPCTDPERFAPAAVQERLSCMARNNSIYVVANIGDKKPCNSSDPKCPSDGHYQYNTNVVFDSEGKLVARYHKYNLFMSETQFDSPKEPEIVTFNTSFGKFGIFTCFDILFHDPAVTLVSKLHVDTVLFPTAWMNVLPHLTAIEFHSAWAMGMHVNFLAADTHNTSMAMTGSGIYAPDGPRAFHYNMDTENGHLLVAELSSHPHLSPTYPAAVNWSAYATSVKRFSPDDWDFCGVIFYDQFTFTELTKPEGNRTVCQKDLCCHLSYRMAEKREDEVYVLGAFDGLHVVEGEYYLQICTLLKCESTDLKTCGLPVATAHTRFEAFSLSGTFGTSYVFPEVLLSGVQLASGEFQVLSDGRLISQSGTSKPVLTVTLFGRWYEKDPPKPHQILLFQNNNVP